In the Anaerostipes caccae L1-92 genome, CCGCCATTGCCATCAATCGTTCTGCTTGTATCTGCTTCATAAAATCCGCTGTTCGGATTATCTGATTTCATGGAATTGCTGTCCTTGGAACAGATGCCATAAGCAACTACTGCCACTCCGCCTTGATTGGAGTCCGGAAAATTACCGCCGGTATCAATGGTTCTTGATGTATCTGTTTCATATACATTATTTCTTGCATTTCTTGTACCTTCGGAGGTTAGTCTTACATCAAAACTTTTCACATCTTCCACAATAAACGGCTGATTATTGCCACCAGTTCCATAGGTTGATAAAACTGTCTGTGATACATCAAGTGGCCCTGTGTATCTGCTGTCTTGTCCGTGGTTTTCAAACATTAAGCCGATGCCTGCATCTCCAGTGCTTTCTGAAGAAGTGGCGGCAGAACTTTGCCACGAACGGATGCTCTTCGGAGAATACCCAGACAAGCCTTCTGACTCAAATAATATTTTTCCGGCACACCAATCTGCAAAATCTGCGACAAGGTAGATACGTTTTCTTCTCTGGGGTACTCCCCAAAACTGAGCATCAAACTGTCTCCAGGCAACGGAGTAACCATCTCCCATGATCTTTCCTGCGCTGTTCCACTTTGTAGGTTTAGGCACTGACACTGATTCGTCTTTGATTTTGCAGACCTCTTCGAGAACCGCACGGAAGTCTTCGCCTTTGTTGGAGCTAAATGCTCCGGGGACATTTTCCCAGACGATAAATCTTGGTTTTTGTCCATTTGTCTTACACCTCATTTCTTTTATGATTCTGACTGCCTCATAAAACAGGGAAGAACGGGAACCGGATAAGCCGTCACGCTTGCCCGCAATACTCATATCCTGGCATGGACTGCCAAAGGTAATGATATCGACAGGTTTCAAATCTGCTCCGTTCATCTTAGAGATATCTCCATAGTGTTTTACCTGCGGCAGTCTTTTCGTTGTTACACGAATAGGAAAAGGCTCAATCTCCGATGCCCACAAAGGGGTAATACCGGAAATCAAGCCT is a window encoding:
- a CDS encoding DNA cytosine methyltransferase — encoded protein: MENNNLTLGSLFDGSGGFPLGGLISGITPLWASEIEPFPIRVTTKRLPQVKHYGDISKMNGADLKPVDIITFGSPCQDMSIAGKRDGLSGSRSSLFYEAVRIIKEMRCKTNGQKPRFIVWENVPGAFSSNKGEDFRAVLEEVCKIKDESVSVPKPTKWNSAGKIMGDGYSVAWRQFDAQFWGVPQRRKRIYLVADFADWCAGKILFESEGLSGYSPKSIRSWQSSAATSSESTGDAGIGLMFENHGQDSRYTGPLDVSQTVLSTYGTGGNNQPFIVEDVKSFDVRLTSEGTRNARNNVYETDTSRTIDTGGNFPDSNQGGVAVVAYGICSKDSNSMKSDNPNSGFYEADTSRTIDGNGGNPVCNQGGIAVIEGNGTRPSHKGDGYKESDVMYTLNATEQHAVAFADVHATLSANDGPKGPSSQMLGTPEENFVGEPAYGIGRPAMNQGYNAKFSFQIEEEVEPTIVAAGASGVAHPVYCTSKASFHTIAEENLAGTLVATDYKDPPIVNEPRYIVRRLTPTECARLQGFPDWWCDGLEIENPTDEDISMWREIFQTHADALGKKTKPKSDNQIRKWLKNSHSDSAEYKMWGNGVALPNVVFVLSGIAYYAQKEAE